The Candidatus Poribacteria bacterium genome includes a region encoding these proteins:
- the rpsQ gene encoding 30S ribosomal protein S17 yields the protein MKRGRARFRVGVVVSDKMDKTVTIAIERIFQHPRYKKTVRRTKKVLAHDERNECKVGDKVLIIETRPLSRRKRWRVSKILEKAVG from the coding sequence ATGAAGAGGGGAAGAGCTAGGTTCCGCGTGGGCGTGGTCGTCAGCGATAAGATGGATAAAACCGTGACCATTGCCATAGAGAGAATATTTCAACACCCTAGATATAAGAAGACGGTCAGGCGGACCAAGAAGGTGCTCGCCCACGATGAGAGGAACGAGTGTAAGGTCGGAGATAAGGTTCTCATAATCGAGACCAGACCTCTTAGCAGAAGAAAACGGTGGAGGGTCTCCAAGATCCTCGAAAAAGCTGTGGGCTGA
- the rpmC gene encoding 50S ribosomal protein L29: protein MKARELRMRSTEELQSELERLKDQLFSLKFQRVVGRLENPNQIRQIKRDIARIKTILREREHEEGKS from the coding sequence ATGAAAGCTAGAGAGCTGAGGATGAGATCAACGGAAGAACTCCAAAGCGAACTCGAGCGCCTGAAAGACCAGCTCTTCTCGCTGAAGTTTCAGAGGGTTGTCGGGAGGTTGGAAAATCCAAATCAGATCAGACAGATCAAGAGGGATATCGCCCGGATTAAAACCATACTCAGGGAGAGAGAGCATGAAGAGGGGAAGAGCTAG